The genomic interval CCGAATACGCCGCCTTCGTCAAGCAGTTCGGTGCCGATCCGCTCAAGGGTGCGCTGGTCTATCTGCAATACGGCCCCTCGCAGCCTGAATTTCTGGAGCTGTCGGGACCGGCTGCCGAAGGCTTTGTCTGGAGCACGGTGCTCGGCGTTTATGCCGACGACAAGGGCAAGGAATTCCGCGCCAAGTACAAGAAGCGTTTCCCGGGCATCATGGGCCTTTGCTACACCGGTAACGGCTACGACGTGACCTATTACCTGAAGGCCGCGTGGGAAGCGGTCGGAGATCCCAACAAGTTCAGGGAGGTCTGCGACTTCGTGCGCAAGACGCCGTATCGCGGCGTCTGCGGCTACATGAGCATGAACAACCCGCTGCAGGAATGCGCGCATTATCCCGACACGGGCGACGCGATCGGCGCCAAGGAGCTGGAGCAGGGCATGGCGCAGCTGTTCTTCCAGGTCCAGAACGCCGAGCACAGGATCATCTATCCCGACGTGCTCAAGGAGACTGCCTTACGCAAGGCGCCGTGGTGGTGAGCGGCACGACACGATGGCGTCCGTTCCACTCTTTGCCTGCAGCGACATCACGCTCGATCTCGGCGGCCGCTCGATCCTGCACGGCATCTCGCTCTCCGTAGAGCCGGGCGAGGTGCTCGGCGTCATCGGCCCGAACGGCGCCGGCAAGACCAGCCTGTTCGAGGTGCTGTCGGGGCGGATGCCGCCGAAATCGGGCTCGGTGCGTTACGAGGGCCGGGACATCACCACGCTGCCGCTGCACCAGCGCGCGCGGCTCGGCATCGGCCGCACCTATCAGACCCCCGTCGTCCCTGAGGGTATGACGGTCGGCCAGGTCCTGAAGGCCGCGCGGCAAGCCTATCGGCCGTATCTGACACCCGACGATTCCGAATGGGGCGCCGGTCTCGTCGCCTTCCACGTTCCCGCACTGACCGTGGCGGACCAGCTCGAAACACTGAACCGGCGCAAGCTGCTGATGACCTGCCTCCTGATGCGCCGTCCAAAGATCCTGCTGATGGACGAGCCGGCCGCCGGCTTGATCAATTCGGAGATCGACGAGTTCGACGAGATCATGCGGGTGCTGGCCAAGGAGCTGAACATCGCCATCGTCCTGATCGAGCATCGCATGGAGTTGCTCGACACCATTGCCGACCGCGTAATGGTGCTCGACGCCGGCGAAATGATCGCGGAAGGCCCTCTTGACCAGATCCTGGTCGATCCGCGCGTCAAGGCCGCCTATTTCGAATTCGAGCGCGCCGGGGGCGTCCACTGATGAGCGGCGTCGCGAAAAACGCCGTGCTCGACGTCCGCGGCCTGTCCGCCGGCTGGGGTCCGTTGCGGGTGATCCACGACCTCGATCTCACCGTGTTCGCGGGCGAGCGGATCGGGCTCGTCGGCCTCAACGGCCATGGCAAGTCGACGCTGTTCCAGGCGATCGCCGGGCTGACCGGCTGGCAGCGTGGCTCGATCCTGCTCAACGGCTTTGAGGTCGGCCGCACCCGCAGCCAGGGGCCGGGCCGTTACACCCACCAGATCGTCCGCCGCGGGCTGGCACTGATCCCGCAGGGTGACGAGATCTTTCACGGCCTGACCGTGGAGGAGCATCTCGACAGCGGAGCCTACACCAGGCGCGCCTGGAAGGAGCGCGCCACGCGCAAGCTGAAAATATTGCACATCTTTCCGCCGCTCACGAAGCTGATGGCGACACCGGTCGGCCGGCTGTCCGGCGGCGAGCGGCGCATGGTCGCGATCGGCCGCGGGCTGATGGCGGATGCCGATCTCTTTCTCGTCGACGAGCCGTCGCTGGGGCTTGCGCCGAAGATCGGCAAATCCGTCGTCGACGCGCTGATGGCGGTCGAGCTCGGCAGCTCGGCCATGGTGATCGCGGAGCAGAATCTCGGGCTGCTCGAGGGCAGGGTGGACCGCATCATCGGCATGCATGCCGGGAAATTGAAGGGCGAAGCGTCGGCCTCGAAGAGCCTGATGGGAGGCCACCGTTGAACTGGAGTTTTGTTCTCTCCAATGCGACCACGCTCGCCTGCATTTACGGCACGCTCGCGATCGGCATTTCCTTGACATGGTCGAGCCTCGGCCTCGTCAACATGGCCTTCGGCTTCATCTTCGCGCTCTCCGGTTACGGCGCCTGGCTTGCCAGCCTCAACATCAGCGCGCAGCCCGCGGTGGTGATGGCCGCCGGCATCCTCACCGGCGCATTCGGCGGGCTGATCGTCTGTCTGCTCGCCTTCATCCCGATCCACGACAAGCCGAACTTTCCGCTGCGCGCGCTGATCGCAACGCTGGCGATCAGCCTGATCGGCAATCAGGCGCTGCTCTGGTATTTCGGCCCGCGCGCCAAATCCCTGCCAAAGCTGTTCGGCAACTGGAATGCCGACATCTTCGGCGTGATCGTCACCTCCGACAAGCTCGGCGCTTCGGCCTCGGCAATCGTGCTGCTGACCCTGATCCTGCTCTGGATGCGTTCCAGCCGCCGTGGGCTGGAGATCCGTGCCATGATGATGAACCCGCATGCCGCCTCCATCGTCGGCATCGGCGTCCGTCGCACCGGCTTCTACGTCATGGCGTTGACCGGTTCGCTCGCCGGCCTTGCCTCGGTGCTGCTGGCACAGACCTATTACGTCGCCCCGTTCAGCGGCATCACGCCGATGGTCAAGGGACTGAGCATCGCGCTGGTCGGCGGATTGGGCAGCGTGCCCGGCGCCGTCATCGGCGCCGTGATCATCGGCCTCAACGAGGCGCTGACCTCGACGTTGCTCGGCGGCCAGTATGTGCTGATCACCCAGTTCCTGCTCATCATCCTAGTGCTGCTGGTTCGTCCGCGCGGTATCGCCGGCCTGCTCGACAAGGCACGGGAGGCCTGAAGCGATGACCGATGTCGCCCAACCGGTCTGGATCGATCCGACCGACTGCCACTATCCGGAACATCCGGCGCGCGAGGCCGCGACCAATCCCTATCTGCCCCACCAGGTCACCTGGAACGAGACGCGCGCCTTCAAGCCGGCCATGCACCCCGTCGGACGGCTGCGCTACTACTACAAATGGCCCGGCCATGGCGGCCGCGTGTGGTGGCGCAAGCGCTATTGGCCGACCCGGCGGCGAGTGCTGCAGATCCGCGGCGAATACAATCCGAAGACGATGCGCCGGGAAAAGACCATCGTCGACAAGCGGCCAATCTGGTGGACGCTCGCGTTCATCGCCATGATCCTCGCCCCCGCCGTCGTTCCCGCGGCCGGCTGGAATACGGTGATGAGCGCGGCGGCCGTGTTCGGCATCTACGCCGCGATCAATCTGTGCTGGATGCTGATCATCGGCACAGCCGGCATCTTCTCGCTGGCGAGCTATGCCGTGGTCGGCGCCGCAGCGTACGGCACCACCTATCTGGCGATCCAGCTCGGCTTGCCCTGGTGGCTGCTGCCTTTGATCGGCGCGTTGATCGGGCTCGCCTTCGGTCTGATCATCGGATTGCCGGCGATGCGACTCGACGGCTTCTACTATGCGCTGCTGACGCTCGGGGTGGTCGAACTCTGTCGCGTCTATGTCGTGCAGTCGCGCGAGTTCGGCTCGGCGACCGGCGGCCTCTATGGCGCGCCAAGCTATCTGCCGGCGAACCTCGGCCAGATGCCGCGGCTGCTGTTCAGCTATTACGCGGCGCTGGCGCTGATGGCTTTCGCCCTGGTCGTCTACCGTTTCATCGACGGCAAGCGGCTCGGCCGGGTGTTGCGCATGGCGCCGGAAAAGCGCGAGGCCTTTGCCCAGGCCTGCGGCGTCGACTTCGTCCGCGCCCGCATCATGGTGTTCCTGATCTCCTCGACCGCGCTCGGCTTGATCGGCGGGTTCTATGCCTGCCATTTCGGCGGCGCGTCACCCAATCTGTTTTCCTTCGACACCGTGCTGTTGTCGCTCGCGATGCTCGTGATCGGCGGCATCGGACGCTCGGAAGGCGCGGTGGCCGGTACTGCCATCGTCGTGTTCATCGACCGCGTCCTGATCGATCTCGGCCCGCTCCGCTACATGCTGATCGGGGCGATCATGTTGGGCGTGGTGCTGTTCCTGCGCGAGGGCCTGTTCGGCATCAAGCGTCAGTTCCGCACCTGGCGCGACAAGAAGAAGAGCGAGCGGCGGGCGGCCCGCGCGGAGAAAGGCGGAGAGATGTTACCGGAAGAAGCCACCGAGACCGAAGACAAGGACCTGATCTATTTCCGCCGCTTCGACAAGATGCAGCGCGATTTCCTCAAGCGACTCGTCACGGAGACCGTGATCGAGGAGCACCGCACCCGTCCGCTCGGACAACACAGCGAGGCGCTGGAGCGGCTGCTGATCTATTTCCGCAGGCAGGGCCAGGTCGACAAATACGCCATCATGGTGCTTGAGGAGTTTCGGGCCTACCGCATCGTCGCGCTCTCGGGCCATCGCGGCACCGCGCCGCGCGTGGTCGAGGACAGGAACTACGCCTCACCCGATGAAGCCTACCATGCGCTGTTCCTGCGCCGTGTCCAGGATCTCCTCGAAAGCTGAATCGTCAACGTCATTCCGAAAGACCCGTAACCGACCATGGCCGAGCAAAAAATCTTTGGGTATGCCGATAAAATCTCGGTCAAGCCCGGCGACGACATCGGATTCTATGTGCATGCCGACGGCGCCACGACCGTCGAGGCGCAATTGGTGCGCCTGATCCATGGCGATGCGCATCCCGCCGGTCCCGGCTATCGCGAGCAGGAGGTCGAATGCGACCTGAACGGCGGCTGGACCGTTCGCAAGCAGTACACCCAGGTCGGTTCGTTCCTGACGGTGGACGATCCCGCCGGCCGCCTCGCGCTCGACGGCAGCTTTACGCTCGCAACCTTCGTCTATCCGAACAGCCCCGGTCATGGCAAACGCCAATGCCTGATGGGACGCTGGGATGCCTTCGGCAACCGAGGCTACGGCCTTTGGCTCAATCCCGACGGGCTGCTCGAATTCGGCTATGGCGACGGCCACGAGGTCGACTATCTCGATGGCGAAGTCCCGCTCTTGAAGAGCAGTTGGTATTTCGTCGCCGCGACCTTCGACGCCACGACGGGCGTCGCCACGCTCTATCAGGAGGGCGTCGCCAATCGCTACAACAGCCTGCTGAGCAAGGTCGCCAACGTCGACTTCCGCTCCCATGTGCGCGAGACGCTGCGCTTCCGTCCAGTCAATCCGCCCGACGTGCCGTTCATCCTCGCCGGCGCGCAGGATTTCCATTCGTTGCGCGGCCACTTCGTCACGCAATGCCTGAACGGCAAGCTCGACCGTCCCGCGGTGTTCGACCGCGTGCTGACGCGCGAGGAACTCGACCAGTTCAGGCAGACCGGCGCTGCGCCGGCCAGCGGACAGGTCGCGTTCTGGGACACCTCGCTCGGTTACACCGACAAGGGTATCGGCGACCGCGTCGTCGACACCGGTCCCTACGATCTGCACGCCGAGGGCTACAACCGCCCGGTGCGCGGCCAGACCGGTTTCAACTGGAATGGTTGGGACGACTGCTATCGCCTCGCACCCCGGCAATATGGCGGCATCGAATTCCACGACGATGCAATCATCGACTGCAAATGGGAGCTGACGAAACGGTTGAAGGTGCCGCCCTTGCGCAGCGGCGCCTACGCCTATCGGTTGCGGGTCGGCGACGGCAAGGGTCTGCGCGAGGAGTACATCGTTTTCTTCGTCCGCCCACAGCGGCCGACGGCGCCGATCCTGTTCCTGGTACCGACCGGCAGCTACCTCGCTTACGCCAACGAGCATCTGAGCTTCGATGCCGAGATCATGCAGCCCTTGGCCGGGCAGTCGCCGATCGTTTCGCAGCACGACATCGAGCTCTACGAGACCGCCGAGTTCGGGCTATCGCTCTACGATCATCACGGCGACGGGGCAGGGGTCTGCTACAGCACCTACCGCCGCCCGATCCTGAACATGCGGCCGAAGGCGCGCATGTCGTCGATGGGCGTGACCTGGCAGTTTCCGGCCGATCTCTCGATCATCGCCTGGCTCGAGCATATGGGCCATGCCTATGACGTCGTGACCGAGGAGGACCTGCACCGCGAGGGCGAGGCGCTGCTCAAGCCTTACCGCGTCGTGCTCAGCGGCACCCATCCGGAATACATTTCCGAGGCGATCCTCAATGCGACCGAGGACTATATCGCCGGCGGCGGTCGCTTCATCTATCTCGGCGGCAACGGCTACTACTGGAACGTCGGCTATCATCGCGACGATCCCTGGTGCATGGAGGTCCGCAAGCTCAACTCCGGCATGCGGGCGTGGCAGGCGCGTCCCGGCGAATATTATCTCGCGACCACCGGGCAGAAGAGCGGGCTGTGGAAGGATCTCGGACGCCCGCCGCAGAAGGTGCTCGGCGTCGGCTTCATCTCGGAAGGATTTGATTCATCGCGGCCGTTCCGGCGCATGCCCGACAGCTGGCATCGCCGCGCGGCATGGATGTTCGAGGGAATCGAAGGTGAAATCATCGGCGACTTCGGACTCGCCCATGGCGCGGCTGGTGGATTGGAGATCGATCGTTACGATCTCGCGCTTGGTACGCCCCCGCATACGTTGATCGTCGCCTCGTCGGGCGGCCACAGCGACAACTACCAGACGGTCGTAGAGGAAATCCTGTATCCCTATCCGGGCCTGTCCGGTTCGCACGACTACCGTGTACGCGCGGACATGGTGTACTTCACCGCACCCAACAATGGCGCCGTGTTCTCGACCGGATCAATCGCCTTCAGTCAGTCGCTGCCCTACAACAACTTCGACAACAACGTTTCGCGACTCCTGGCCAACATCGTATCCGCGTTCAGCCGGGAAGGCCGGCTGCCGGGCTGGGCCTGGACGGCTGATGAGAAACAATGGCGGTAAGCTGCGAAAGCCGTTGGACGCGACTCCACATCAGACGGCAAATGCGGCACGGGAAGCTTTCCGCGTAGTCGTAGTTTTGCCATGACGTGCTCCATGAGGCGCATGATCGCGCGGGAGCAGGCCAATGCTGCGCCAAG from Bradyrhizobium arachidis carries:
- a CDS encoding ABC transporter ATP-binding protein; this encodes MASVPLFACSDITLDLGGRSILHGISLSVEPGEVLGVIGPNGAGKTSLFEVLSGRMPPKSGSVRYEGRDITTLPLHQRARLGIGRTYQTPVVPEGMTVGQVLKAARQAYRPYLTPDDSEWGAGLVAFHVPALTVADQLETLNRRKLLMTCLLMRRPKILLMDEPAAGLINSEIDEFDEIMRVLAKELNIAIVLIEHRMELLDTIADRVMVLDAGEMIAEGPLDQILVDPRVKAAYFEFERAGGVH
- a CDS encoding ABC transporter ATP-binding protein; protein product: MSGVAKNAVLDVRGLSAGWGPLRVIHDLDLTVFAGERIGLVGLNGHGKSTLFQAIAGLTGWQRGSILLNGFEVGRTRSQGPGRYTHQIVRRGLALIPQGDEIFHGLTVEEHLDSGAYTRRAWKERATRKLKILHIFPPLTKLMATPVGRLSGGERRMVAIGRGLMADADLFLVDEPSLGLAPKIGKSVVDALMAVELGSSAMVIAEQNLGLLEGRVDRIIGMHAGKLKGEASASKSLMGGHR
- a CDS encoding branched-chain amino acid ABC transporter permease, with the translated sequence MNWSFVLSNATTLACIYGTLAIGISLTWSSLGLVNMAFGFIFALSGYGAWLASLNISAQPAVVMAAGILTGAFGGLIVCLLAFIPIHDKPNFPLRALIATLAISLIGNQALLWYFGPRAKSLPKLFGNWNADIFGVIVTSDKLGASASAIVLLTLILLWMRSSRRGLEIRAMMMNPHAASIVGIGVRRTGFYVMALTGSLAGLASVLLAQTYYVAPFSGITPMVKGLSIALVGGLGSVPGAVIGAVIIGLNEALTSTLLGGQYVLITQFLLIILVLLVRPRGIAGLLDKAREA
- a CDS encoding branched-chain amino acid ABC transporter permease, which produces MTDVAQPVWIDPTDCHYPEHPAREAATNPYLPHQVTWNETRAFKPAMHPVGRLRYYYKWPGHGGRVWWRKRYWPTRRRVLQIRGEYNPKTMRREKTIVDKRPIWWTLAFIAMILAPAVVPAAGWNTVMSAAAVFGIYAAINLCWMLIIGTAGIFSLASYAVVGAAAYGTTYLAIQLGLPWWLLPLIGALIGLAFGLIIGLPAMRLDGFYYALLTLGVVELCRVYVVQSREFGSATGGLYGAPSYLPANLGQMPRLLFSYYAALALMAFALVVYRFIDGKRLGRVLRMAPEKREAFAQACGVDFVRARIMVFLISSTALGLIGGFYACHFGGASPNLFSFDTVLLSLAMLVIGGIGRSEGAVAGTAIVVFIDRVLIDLGPLRYMLIGAIMLGVVLFLREGLFGIKRQFRTWRDKKKSERRAARAEKGGEMLPEEATETEDKDLIYFRRFDKMQRDFLKRLVTETVIEEHRTRPLGQHSEALERLLIYFRRQGQVDKYAIMVLEEFRAYRIVALSGHRGTAPRVVEDRNYASPDEAYHALFLRRVQDLLES
- a CDS encoding LamG domain-containing protein yields the protein MAEQKIFGYADKISVKPGDDIGFYVHADGATTVEAQLVRLIHGDAHPAGPGYREQEVECDLNGGWTVRKQYTQVGSFLTVDDPAGRLALDGSFTLATFVYPNSPGHGKRQCLMGRWDAFGNRGYGLWLNPDGLLEFGYGDGHEVDYLDGEVPLLKSSWYFVAATFDATTGVATLYQEGVANRYNSLLSKVANVDFRSHVRETLRFRPVNPPDVPFILAGAQDFHSLRGHFVTQCLNGKLDRPAVFDRVLTREELDQFRQTGAAPASGQVAFWDTSLGYTDKGIGDRVVDTGPYDLHAEGYNRPVRGQTGFNWNGWDDCYRLAPRQYGGIEFHDDAIIDCKWELTKRLKVPPLRSGAYAYRLRVGDGKGLREEYIVFFVRPQRPTAPILFLVPTGSYLAYANEHLSFDAEIMQPLAGQSPIVSQHDIELYETAEFGLSLYDHHGDGAGVCYSTYRRPILNMRPKARMSSMGVTWQFPADLSIIAWLEHMGHAYDVVTEEDLHREGEALLKPYRVVLSGTHPEYISEAILNATEDYIAGGGRFIYLGGNGYYWNVGYHRDDPWCMEVRKLNSGMRAWQARPGEYYLATTGQKSGLWKDLGRPPQKVLGVGFISEGFDSSRPFRRMPDSWHRRAAWMFEGIEGEIIGDFGLAHGAAGGLEIDRYDLALGTPPHTLIVASSGGHSDNYQTVVEEILYPYPGLSGSHDYRVRADMVYFTAPNNGAVFSTGSIAFSQSLPYNNFDNNVSRLLANIVSAFSREGRLPGWAWTADEKQWR